The genomic window CGCGGTAATCCTCGCCCTGCTTGCGGCCGATCTGCGAGAAGAACGCCGCGAAGCTGTAGTAGTCGTCCTGCGTCCAGCGGTCGAATGGGTGGTTGTGGCACTGGGCGCACTGGATCCGCATCCCCATGAAGACCTGGGCCACGCTCTCGGTCAGGGGGAGGGTCTCGGTGGTGGTCTGGTAGAAGTTGGTGGCCGCGTTCTTGAACGTGCCGCCGCTGGCCCCGAGCAGCTCCTGGACCATCTGGTCCATGGGCATGTTCTTGGAGACCCGCTCGACGAGCCAGTTGTAGTAGAGGAACATCGACTTGTAGCTGACCGTGATGGTCGATCGGATCTGGAGGAGCTCGGCCCACTTGTTCACCCAGATCTCCGAGAACTCCTTCCGCTCGAGGAGCTCGTCGATCAGCTTCGCCCGCTTGTTCGGGTCCTTCGAGGCCATGAACCGGCTGTACTCGTCGACGGTCGGCGTCAGGCCGACGATGTCGAGCGTCACGCGGCGGAGGAAGGTGGCGTCGTCGCAGAGGTCGGAGGGCGCGATCCGCAGCTTGCGGAGCTTGTCGGCGACGAGCTTGTCGATGTAGTTCGCCTCCGGCTCCTTCGGGTACTCGAACTTCAGCCCCTTCGGCAGGACGATGAACTGCGAGCCGACGGTGAAGGTCTCGAACCGGGCCATGACGAACGCCTCGCCGCGGTCCCCCGCGGTGACGAGGCCATCGGGGCTGACGGCGGCGGAGGACTCGTTGTTCGTCAGGAAGACGGCCAGGCGCGTCACGTCGCGGTCGGTGCCGTCGGAGTAGCGGGCCCTCGCGGTCATCTGCTGGGTCGCCCCCTTGCCGTCCAGGACGCCCGATGACGGGTAGATGTCCAGGCCGACGACCTTGGGCAGCTTGCCGACGTCGTCGTTGGGCGCTCCCGCCTCGATCCACTCGAGGAGCGTCCCGTACAGCTCGCCGTTCGGCTCGATCTTCTTGCCGCCGGTGTGCTGCACGGCGCCGGTGGCCTTCTCCAGGAGGGTGCTGTCCGACGGGACGGCCAGGTTGATCCGCCGCCCGACCTGCTCGCGGGTCAGCCGGTGGTAGTCGCCGGCGGGGTCGAAGCCGAAGAGGGAGATCCGGAATCCGTCCTTGCCCCTCGCCGCGCCGTGGCAGCTGCCGGTGTTGCAGCCGGCCCGCATGAAGACCGGCATCACGTCGAGCCGGAAGCTGAGCGGATTCCGGGCCTTCGCCAGGGCGACCTTGACCGGGATCGAGGCGTGCCTGTCCCCGAACGAGATGGCCAGCGTCGTCTCGCCGTCGGCCGCGGGGGCGAACGTCGCCCCGTCGCGGACCAGGAGCGAAGGGTTGGCCGGGGCGATCGTCGCCTCGCGGGTCACGTCGCGGGTGATCCCGTCCGCATAGGCCGCCTGGACGACGATCGACTGCCGGTCGCGCGAGGTCGTCAGGTTGATGGCGTCCGGATAGACGCGGAGCGACGCGAGGCCCGCGGTCGGCGACCTCTCCGGGGCGGGGGCGAACGCGGGGGCGGGGATGTCCGCCGGCGCCCCGGCGGGCTTCGGGCCCGCCGCGGAGGCCGCCCCGAGCGGGCACGCCAGGCTGAGGCAGGCCGCGGCGAGCAGGCCGGCGATCGGCATTCTGATCTGGGTCATGCGTTCTTCCTCGTGTCGTGGGTGGGTCGGCGGCGAGCGGCCCCGGCGAGGGCGGCCGCGGCTCACTTGCCGCCGGCGCCGGCGAGCTTCTGCTTGGACTCCAGTCGCAGCTTCTCGAGTCGGCTCAGGGGCTTGGCCGCGGCGGCGGCCGGCGGCGGCTGGGGGGGGGCGGCGGCCACCGCGGGCGCCGGGGCGGCCGGCTTCGGGGGCAGCGGGACGTCGATCCGCAGCGCGCCGGTGCCGATGTTGTGGACGATCGGCTCGCCGTTCAGGGTGACGACGACCTGGCAGAAGAGGCTGGCGTGGTTGCCCGCCGGGGAGGCCTTGTCCGTCTTCAGGCGGAAGACCAGGTCCTTCGAGTCCTTGGTGATCGTCTTCGCGTCGGTGGTCACCTTGTTGGGCAGGCCCAGGAGCGTGACCGAGGCCTCGCCGGGGAAGTCCGCGAGCTTGGCGACCTTGACCGCCATGTCCGCCTCCTTCCCCTGCTCGACGCTGGCGGCCTGGAACTCGAGCCCCACGTACGGCGAGGCGACGGTCAGGTTGGCGAGCTGGGACGAGACGCGGATGGGGCCGCTGGCCACGCCCGAATCGCCCTGGACCAGGATCTTCCAGGTCCGCAGCTCCGCGCCGCCGTCGGCGTTGAGCGGGATGACGGCCTCATCCTTCCCCTCGGGGATGACGATGCCGCCGCCCGAGCCGACGCCGGGCGGGTTCCAGGGGAGGTAGACCGAGATCGGCGCCTTGAAGCCGGGCTTGCGCGTGGCCTTGATCCTGAGCCCCATCGACCCGTTGCGGACGAGCGGGACCTTCGGCTCGATGACCTCGATCGAATAGGGGCATTCCTCGGTGACGTTCACCGACAGGCTGGGCACCGTCCGCGACCAGACGATCACGTTGTTCTGGCCGAGCACCGGCGCCGCCTGCGACCCGAACGTCGACGGGACCTTCGTCTTCCCGTCGGCCGGCATGCCGTCCACGGAGGCGAGCGACCCGCCGAGCGGCGCGTCGGCCTTCGCGGTGAACAGGATGGGGACGACAGCCTGGCTGGCCGCCAGGACGGGCGCCTCCACGCTCACGCCGGGCGGCAGGTCGCGGATCGCCAGCGCGAGGTCGCCGCCGAGGTCCGCCCGGCTGCCGATCAGCAGCATCCCCTGGCGATTGCCGCGGGGCACGGCGGCCGCCATCGGGCCGGTGCCGAGGGTGACGTACTCGACGTTCGTGGACATGGCCACCTTCGGCTCGACGGGGGTCACCTCGACCCGGTAGACGTAGTCCGGGCCCCCCTTCTTGAGCTGGTCCTGGATCGAGAACCAGTATTCCGCGTCCTCCGGGCAGGTGAACCGGAAGAAGCTGTCGGGCGCCAGGGCGTCGTCGTCCCCGACGGCCGCCCCCGCCCCCTTCTTGCCCAGGTACATGACCGAATCCAGGGGCGAGCGGAGCTGGCGCCCGAAGAGGCGGAAGTCGTACGTCTGCCCCTTCTTCCCCTTGAACGCGAAGTGGTCGACGTCGCCGGGCTTCTCGATGATCCCGTTGGCGGCGACCGGCGGCGTGATCGGGGTGGCCTTATCCTGGCCGTCGTTGGGCTCGGCCTCGATCGCGTTGGCGAGCGGGCTCAGCCGGAAGAGGTTCGGGTAGGGGGAGATCCCCTTGGCGTCCTGGCGGGTTAGGCCGAAGTTGGCCACCGGGGAGGCCGGCAGCGTCACCTCGCTCGTCGCCTCGCCTGCGGGGTCGCCGATCCATCGGACCGTGACCTTCTCGCCGAGCTTCCCGCCGGGGGGGAAGACCGCGGTGCAGCGGGGGAAGTTGCCGACGTGCAGGCGGTAGAGGCAGCTGTCATTGCCGGCGTAGGCGCTCTCGCGGACCTGGACGATGTACTTGCCGTCCTCGGGGACCAGGATCGAGGCGAAGCCGTCCTGCCAGGTCAGGGCCGGATCGTCGCTGGAGGCGAGCTCGAACCGCTTCGCGTTGAGGATCGCGACGTACGGGTCGAACGTCGTGATCCCCAGCCGCAGGCCCTCGACCTCGGCCGAGAGCCGGTCCCCCTTCTTGGCCTCGACGACGTAGTAGTCCACGTCCTCGTTGCCGGCGACGCCGCTGACGGTCGTGTTCAGCGCGATCGGCTGGGGCTTGTCGAAGTCGTTGTTGGGCTCGGCCTCGGCCGCCTCCTTCAGCGCCCCGACGCTGAACGTCCGGAGCTCGCTGATGCCAGTGGCCGTCCGGAGCCGCAGGTCGTGGAGGCCGACGGCCGCGTCGGGGGCGATCTTCAGCCGGGCCTTCACGGAGTTGTCGTCCAGCTTGGTGATCGACAGCACGGAGATGCCGGGCTGATACCAGATGATCTCCTTGGCGTCGCCGAGGCGGGCGCCGGAGAGGGTGACGTCGAGCTCCGTCCCGCGCTGGCCGCCCGTCGGCCGCAGGGCGGACAGGGCCGGCCAGGCGGCCCGGGCGGTGGGGACCGCCAGGGCGAGCACCGCGGCCAGGGCGAGGAGCGCGGGGGCGAATCTGCGGGGGGGCGGGGTGTGGCGAAGCATGGTGGGATCTCGGCGGTGGGGATGCGGGCGGCGCAGCTCTCCTGTCCTCCCTGTCCTTCGTCTCCTCGAGCGGGCGGCCGGGCCGCCCTCAGGCGAGCAACTCCTTGACGACCTTGCCGCCGTCGACGATCTCGATCGGCCGATTGCCTGGGGCCATCAGCTCCTTGTCGGCGACGATGCCGAGGAGGTTGTAGACGGTCGTGGCCAGGTCCTCCGGGCCGATCGGGTCCTTGTCGGGCTCGCTCGCGGTCGAGTTCGAAGCCCCGTGGATGTACCCCTTCTTGATTCCCCCGCCGGCGAGGGCGACGCTGAAGACCTTCGGCCAGTGGTCGCGGCCGGCGTCCTTGTTCACCTTCGGGGTCCGGCCGAACTCGCTGGAGACCATGACGAGCGTGCGGTCGAGCAGGCCGTTGCGCTCCAGGTCGCGGATCAGGGCGGCGTACGCCTGGTCGAACGCCGGGAGCTGGCCCTTCATGCCCGCCACGATCCCGGTGTGCAGGTCCCACGAGCCGTATTCGACGGTCACCATTCGGACGCCCGCGGCGACGAGCCGACGCGCCATCAGGAATCGCTGGCCGGCGGCGTTGCGGCCGTACTCGTCGCGGACCTTCGCCGGCTCGGCGGCGATGTTGAACGCCTCGCGGGCCTTCTGGGAGCTGATCAGGCTATACGCCCGGTCGTAGAACGTGTCCATCGCCGCGATGTTGTCGCTCTTCTCCTTGCGGGCGAAGTGCTCGTTCACCGCGTCGAGGGCGCGCCGGCGGGTGCTGAACCGGTCCTCCTTCACGTCGCCGGGCAGGTTCAGGTCCTGCACCCGGAAGCCGGCGTCGGCCGGGTCGGCGCCCAGGCTGAACGGCGAGAAGGAGGAGCTCAGGTAGCCGGTGCCGGCGTAGACGTTCGGCTGCCGGGGGACGCAAACGTAGGGCGGCAGGTTGTTCCTCGGCCCGTACTCGTGGGAGATGACGCTCCCCAGGCTCGGGTACTGCAGCGCCGGGCTGGGCCGGTAGCCCGTGAACATGTTGTGCGTGCCGCGCTCGTGGGCCGCCTCGCCGTGCGTCATCGAGCGGATGATCGTCAGCTTGTCGGCGACCTGGGCCGTCTGCGGCAGGCTCTCGCTGAACCGCTCCCCGTCGATCTTCGTCGGGATCGAGCCCATGTCGCCGCGGTACTCGACCGGCGCGAACGGCTTGGGGTCGAACGTTTCCTGATGCGAGATCCCGCCCGGCAGGAAGATGTGGATGACCGAGTCCGCCTTGGCCGGGATCGGCGCGTAGCTTTTCAGGTCGGCCCGGGCCTGGATGCGGAGCAGGTCCGCCAGTGTCAGGCTCCCCAGCCCGATCGAGCCGACGGTGAGGAAGCCGCGGCGGGACAACGTCTGTCGGGGTGGCGTCGGCATTGGGGGGCTCTCCTCAGGAGGAGCGAAACTGGAGGGATTCGTACCGATGCGGGCGAATCGGCGGAAGGAACGTGCTGTCGCGATGCACGGGCGGGTGGAGAACCAGATGCAGGCTGACAGCAGTCTAGCAGACGAATGCGGGATCCGGAAGCCGCCGTCCCCCTCGCCTCCTGGCCGGGCGTGAACCAACGCAAGCGAATCAATTTCATCAACTTGCGTCAAATCGTCGCGGAGGCCGAAGGGGAGTGGCTCCGGAAATTCCAAGGAATGTCAAACACAGATCCATCGCCCAGTATGTACGTGAGGTGACCGTGGGAGCGTTGGCGCGCCGTTTCAAGAACGGAAGGAATGTGGAGGGAACGCGACGACGCCCCCGGCCGGCGGGCCGTGAAGACATGGGGCCTCGGGGGCAGCCGCCCTCACTTCGCCCGGGCGGAGGTCAGCTCGGCGTGCACGGGCCTCCGGGAGCCGGAGACGATGGGCTGGGTGTCCTTGCCGGCGGAGAACTCCTCCATCGCGATGATCGGGCGGATGACCTTCTCCACCTGGCCGTCGCTGAAGGCGTGCTGCATGGCGTCATCGGCCAGCTCGTTGGCGATCGCCGCCATGATCATCCCCTGGTCGAGGGCCAGCACGCCCCCGGAGACGATGCCCGACTCGACGTCCACCGAATCGAGGAACCCGAACTGGCTGTAGACGGGGAACTTCGCCGCCATCTTGCGGAGATTCTCCATCGCCTCGCGGGGCGCGAACCGGAGGGCCAGGAACGCGGCGTGGGGCGTGACGACCCCGTGCTTCGACGGCGGCATGTTGGGGGCCGCGGGCGAGGGGGGGGCCCCCACGTCGAAGGACAGGTAGCCCAGCGGATCGGTGCCGAGGGCCTTGACGCCGTACACCTCGTATCCCCCGCGCGGGCAGTTGGCCGGGGAGAAGCCCCAGAAGCCGTACCGGGCCTCCTCGATCCCGTGCTGGATCTGCGCCTGGACATAGAGCGGATGGTTGATGCCCCAACTCCGGGGCGCCCAGACGTCCTCGGGGACGAAGAGGGTCACCATCAGGGCCTCGAACATGCTGCCGCCCCAGCTCGGGACGATCCGGGCGCCGCGGTAGGTGTAGGCCCCCTCGAAGACCTTGATGCCCATGTAATCCCGGTACTGGCCCACCGGCTTCTGCTCCTGGTCCGGGGTGCTGCCCGGCAGGGTGCGGTAGAGCCGATAGTAGTGATTCTCCGGCAGGTCCTTCCGCATGATCCCGACGTAGCTGGCGATCCTGGCCTCCGTGTTGAGCATCCCGTAATGGCCGTAGAAGCTCTTCTCGTCGGCCCAGTATCCGACCCGCAGGAACCCGGGATGATTCACCGGGTCGGCGGCATCGTAGGGATCGAAGAAGAAGCGGAAGTTCATGGCCTCCAGCAGCTTCGTCGCCTTCGCCCGCAGCCCCGGCCTGGAATTGGACACCATCACCAGCGACGCGGCCAGCCAGCCGTTGTCCACGCAGGAGACCAGCGGCCGCCGGGGCGTGGGGTCGTGGGCGGAGGTCCGGACCACGCCCCCGGTCCTCGGGTCGATGTCATTGAGGTAGAACCCGTGATGGCGGTCGATCGCGGCCAGGGTGTCGAGGGTCCGCTCCGTCCGCGTGTGGCCCTCCTCCTCGCTGATCAGGTTCAGCCGCTCGGCCGCGAGCACGCTCCACAGATAGGCGCCGATGTTCGTCGGCGAGGTCTGGAGCGTCGGCGTCCCCCAGCCGTCGCCCTCCTTGATCAGGCCGTCGGCCGGCAGCCCGGTCGGGAACGTCATCCGGTCCAAGGACCGCCACGTCGCGCCCGCATATTGCAGCAACTGGGCGCGGTCCTCGCTCGTGAGCCGGCTCGGACGCGTGGACTGGGCGTGGACCTCCCCGGAGCGGGCTATCATGACAACTGTCAGAGCGGTTCCGATCAACCCCGACGCGCAGGGACGCACCATGACACGGCCTCCGGGAGAGGAAGAGGGGAGGGAGTCCGCGTTGATCTCCCAATCTTCATCGACCACTGAAGCGGGAGCGATCTGTCTAAATTATATACGACAACTCTGTCCAGGCCAGTTCCTTGACTGATTTGATGCGAGTTATCACCCGAGCGTGCCGCTCGAAGGGACGCAATTCCGACCCCTGGCTTGTCGCGACGACCGCCAGTAGAGTCGAACGGACGGGATATGTTCGCGACGGCCCAAGGACTGGATACATGCGCTTGCCCCTCATCCCCGCCACCGTGATCGGGAGCTGGTCATTCCCCGGTTGGTACGAGCGGTTCGTGGCCGACGTGAAGTCGCACCCGGGACTCTTCGGCCCCGTCGACCGCGAGGAGGCGGTCCGCGACGCCGTCTTGCTGGCTATCGACGACCAGGCGCGTGCCGGACTGGATCTGATCAGCGACGGCGAGATGCAGCGGGTGGACTTCAACCTGGGCTTCTACGAATACCTGGGCGGCCTGGAGCCCCGGCCGCGGGCCAGGCAATGGGGGGCGCCCGCCCACGACCAGAGGGACCGCTACCGGTGCGTGGCCCCGCTGGACGCGCCGGGCGGCCTGGGGGCGGTGGCCGAGTACCACCGCCTGAGGGCCTGCACCGACCTGCCGGCGAAGGTGCCCGTGCCCGGGGCGTTCACGCTGGCCGGCTGCATCGACGGCGGCGAGGTCTACCCCGACCGGGAGGCCGTGACCGAGGCCCTGATCCCGATCGTCAACGCCGAGCTCCGCGCGCTGGCCGCCGCCGGGGCGGAGTTCCTCCAGCTCGACGAGCCGAGCTTCGCCTGCCATCCCGACGCGGCGGAACGCTTCCTCGACGTCATCGCCAGGACCACCGAGGGAGTCAACGCTTATATTAGCATGCATATGTGTTTCGGGAACT from Aquisphaera giovannonii includes these protein-coding regions:
- a CDS encoding DUF1549 domain-containing protein; the encoded protein is MTQIRMPIAGLLAAACLSLACPLGAASAAGPKPAGAPADIPAPAFAPAPERSPTAGLASLRVYPDAINLTTSRDRQSIVVQAAYADGITRDVTREATIAPANPSLLVRDGATFAPAADGETTLAISFGDRHASIPVKVALAKARNPLSFRLDVMPVFMRAGCNTGSCHGAARGKDGFRISLFGFDPAGDYHRLTREQVGRRINLAVPSDSTLLEKATGAVQHTGGKKIEPNGELYGTLLEWIEAGAPNDDVGKLPKVVGLDIYPSSGVLDGKGATQQMTARARYSDGTDRDVTRLAVFLTNNESSAAVSPDGLVTAGDRGEAFVMARFETFTVGSQFIVLPKGLKFEYPKEPEANYIDKLVADKLRKLRIAPSDLCDDATFLRRVTLDIVGLTPTVDEYSRFMASKDPNKRAKLIDELLERKEFSEIWVNKWAELLQIRSTITVSYKSMFLYYNWLVERVSKNMPMDQMVQELLGASGGTFKNAATNFYQTTTETLPLTESVAQVFMGMRIQCAQCHNHPFDRWTQDDYYSFAAFFSQIGRKQGEDYRELIIFNSGGGEVNHPVGGRVMAPKFLGGETPDVAGKDRRVVLAKWLASPQNPWFAASFANRVWAHFMGVGIVEPVDDFRVSNPATNPELLEALGRHFTDTKYDLKALVRDICNSRAYQRATQRNESNAQDDRNFAHALVRRIKAENLLDTISAVTETKDKFQGLPVGARAVQIADGQSSTYFLTTFGRATRETPCSCEVKMEPTLSQALHLINGDTVNAKIKQGGVITRLLAEKKSPQDSLKDLYLRSLCRLPSKEELDKLSPALAAGPNQKQALEDTFWALLNSREFLFNH
- a CDS encoding glucoamylase family protein produces the protein MIARSGEVHAQSTRPSRLTSEDRAQLLQYAGATWRSLDRMTFPTGLPADGLIKEGDGWGTPTLQTSPTNIGAYLWSVLAAERLNLISEEEGHTRTERTLDTLAAIDRHHGFYLNDIDPRTGGVVRTSAHDPTPRRPLVSCVDNGWLAASLVMVSNSRPGLRAKATKLLEAMNFRFFFDPYDAADPVNHPGFLRVGYWADEKSFYGHYGMLNTEARIASYVGIMRKDLPENHYYRLYRTLPGSTPDQEQKPVGQYRDYMGIKVFEGAYTYRGARIVPSWGGSMFEALMVTLFVPEDVWAPRSWGINHPLYVQAQIQHGIEEARYGFWGFSPANCPRGGYEVYGVKALGTDPLGYLSFDVGAPPSPAAPNMPPSKHGVVTPHAAFLALRFAPREAMENLRKMAAKFPVYSQFGFLDSVDVESGIVSGGVLALDQGMIMAAIANELADDAMQHAFSDGQVEKVIRPIIAMEEFSAGKDTQPIVSGSRRPVHAELTSARAK
- a CDS encoding PPC domain-containing protein, which codes for MLRHTPPPRRFAPALLALAAVLALAVPTARAAWPALSALRPTGGQRGTELDVTLSGARLGDAKEIIWYQPGISVLSITKLDDNSVKARLKIAPDAAVGLHDLRLRTATGISELRTFSVGALKEAAEAEPNNDFDKPQPIALNTTVSGVAGNEDVDYYVVEAKKGDRLSAEVEGLRLGITTFDPYVAILNAKRFELASSDDPALTWQDGFASILVPEDGKYIVQVRESAYAGNDSCLYRLHVGNFPRCTAVFPPGGKLGEKVTVRWIGDPAGEATSEVTLPASPVANFGLTRQDAKGISPYPNLFRLSPLANAIEAEPNDGQDKATPITPPVAANGIIEKPGDVDHFAFKGKKGQTYDFRLFGRQLRSPLDSVMYLGKKGAGAAVGDDDALAPDSFFRFTCPEDAEYWFSIQDQLKKGGPDYVYRVEVTPVEPKVAMSTNVEYVTLGTGPMAAAVPRGNRQGMLLIGSRADLGGDLALAIRDLPPGVSVEAPVLAASQAVVPILFTAKADAPLGGSLASVDGMPADGKTKVPSTFGSQAAPVLGQNNVIVWSRTVPSLSVNVTEECPYSIEVIEPKVPLVRNGSMGLRIKATRKPGFKAPISVYLPWNPPGVGSGGGIVIPEGKDEAVIPLNADGGAELRTWKILVQGDSGVASGPIRVSSQLANLTVASPYVGLEFQAASVEQGKEADMAVKVAKLADFPGEASVTLLGLPNKVTTDAKTITKDSKDLVFRLKTDKASPAGNHASLFCQVVVTLNGEPIVHNIGTGALRIDVPLPPKPAAPAPAVAAAPPQPPPAAAAAKPLSRLEKLRLESKQKLAGAGGK
- a CDS encoding methionine synthase → MRLPLIPATVIGSWSFPGWYERFVADVKSHPGLFGPVDREEAVRDAVLLAIDDQARAGLDLISDGEMQRVDFNLGFYEYLGGLEPRPRARQWGAPAHDQRDRYRCVAPLDAPGGLGAVAEYHRLRACTDLPAKVPVPGAFTLAGCIDGGEVYPDREAVTEALIPIVNAELRALAAAGAEFLQLDEPSFACHPDAAERFLDVIARTTEGVNAYISMHMCFGNYRARAVGHRTYRPLFPHVGRAKVNQLALEFASREMAEVDLLAGLPEAMDVAVGLVDVKNTWIEPAELVADRLRAVLRYVPAERVSVTPDCGFSQTARHIAAAKARSLVEGARLVRKELGR
- a CDS encoding DUF1501 domain-containing protein, with translation MPTPPRQTLSRRGFLTVGSIGLGSLTLADLLRIQARADLKSYAPIPAKADSVIHIFLPGGISHQETFDPKPFAPVEYRGDMGSIPTKIDGERFSESLPQTAQVADKLTIIRSMTHGEAAHERGTHNMFTGYRPSPALQYPSLGSVISHEYGPRNNLPPYVCVPRQPNVYAGTGYLSSSFSPFSLGADPADAGFRVQDLNLPGDVKEDRFSTRRRALDAVNEHFARKEKSDNIAAMDTFYDRAYSLISSQKAREAFNIAAEPAKVRDEYGRNAAGQRFLMARRLVAAGVRMVTVEYGSWDLHTGIVAGMKGQLPAFDQAYAALIRDLERNGLLDRTLVMVSSEFGRTPKVNKDAGRDHWPKVFSVALAGGGIKKGYIHGASNSTASEPDKDPIGPEDLATTVYNLLGIVADKELMAPGNRPIEIVDGGKVVKELLA